In Paramormyrops kingsleyae isolate MSU_618 chromosome 13, PKINGS_0.4, whole genome shotgun sequence, a single window of DNA contains:
- the man2c1 gene encoding alpha-mannosidase 2C1 gives MYHQPVLKNRRTLLERAEKFVSDVYFTDCNLRGRLYGETCPVESLSSFLTPKRMSYSEALLQTFQPCKVGDGFGPTWWTCWFKVSLNIPEAWEGKEVHFRWEIDGEGMVWKDGQPCQGLTKEGEKTSLVLTTSLKNEEPHSFTLYVEMACNGLFGAGKGSMIAAPDPDRMYTLQSAELVVFNCDTRELLTDFEMLIDVVKMLGEADQRGYQALFTVNEMVNVCDPADPSSYPAARSLALRFFSQTNGQSQHTVHAMGHCHIDSAWLWPYEETIRKCARSWVTVIRLMEKNPDFVFTCSQAQQFEWVKNWYPGLFAQIKTFVESGRFIVVGGTWVEMDGNLPSGESMVRQFLEGQRFFQQEFGVYCKEFWLPDTFGYSAQLPQMMRGSGITRFLTQKLSWNLVNTFPHNTFYWEGLDGSQVLTHFPPGNTYEMKGKVEDLLNTVRNNKDKGRANHSAVLFGFGDGGGGPTQLMLDRLQRVQDTDGLPKVQMSCPDRFFSELEADSSLLCTWSGELFLELHNGTYTTQAQIKLGNRQCEALLHDVEVASSLAQCRSPTFRYPASTLRRLWRLLLLNQFHDVLPGSCTEMVVQDALAYYDDIRSTGCSLLKQACVVLAGEQGGATAVFNSLPWERREVVMLRGSTELALVKVPSVGMASVTDSEQPECPVSVTVQPDGTYLMENGLLRVAVDKAGRLTSLCLLKVCREAISDGCYGNQFVIFDDIPLYWDAWDVMDYHLQTRKPIVEPARPAVIVSSGGLRGIVSFTLKISEQSSITQEIILDAMCPYVKFNTQVDWAESHKFLKVEFPVRVRSPNAVYEIQFGHLQRPTHRNTSWDWARFEVWGHKWADLSEHGFGVALLNDCKYGYSADRNTLSLSLLRAPKAPDANADMGQHRFMYAVMPHSGSFQDSSVIQCAYNLNYPLRLVPDSPRLSSWSAFSVSSPAVILETIKQAEDHDKALVVRLYESYGSSVRVTLSSSLKLRKVSHCDLLERPVPSKPTPITASGISLDFTPFQIVSLLLFLD, from the exons ATGTATCACCAACCGGTGCTTAAAAACCGACGGACTCTGCTAGAAAGAGCGGAGAAGTTTGTGTCTGATGTTTACTTCACCGATTGCAACCTCCGAGGAAG ACTTTACGGAGAAACATGCCCTGTGGAATCTCTGTCGTCTTTCCTGACTCCAAAACGTATGTCGTACTCTGAGGCATTACTACAGACCTTTCAACCATGCAAGGTTGGAGACGGCTTTGGGCCTAC ATGGTGGACATGCTGGTTTAAGGTGTCCCTGAACATTCCTGAGGCCTGGGAAGGGAAGGAGGTTCATTTTCGATGGGAGATCGATGGAGAGGGAATGGTCTGGAAGGATGGGCAGCCTTGTCAG GGGCTAACAAAGGAGGGTGAGAAGACTAGCTTAGTCTTGACCACAAGCCTCAAGAATGAGGAACCTCACAG TTTCACCCTCTATGTAGAGATGGCTTGTAATGGCCTGTTTGGGGCTGGGAAGGGATCCATGATCGCAGCCCCTGACCCCGACAGGATGTACACCCTCCAAAGTGCGGAGCTGGTTGTGTTTAACTGTGATACCAGAGAGCTGCTGACGGACTTTGAGATGCTCATCGATGTTGTAAAG ATGCTCGGGGAGGCCGACCAGCGAGGCTACCAGGCATTATTCACAGTAAATGAAATGGTGAATGTCTGTGACCCAGCCGATCCCTCCTCCTACCCTGCAGCTCGCAGCCTGGCCCTGAGGTTCTTTAGCCAGACGAATGGGCAAAGTCAGCACACTGTCCACGCCATGGGCCACTGTCATATTGACTCAG CCTGGCTCTGGCCGTACGAGGAGACGATCCGGAAATGCGCCCGAAGCTGGGTGACCGTGATCCGCCTGATGGAGAAGAATCCCGACTTTGTTTTCACCTGTTCACAG GCCCAGCAGTTTGAGTGGGTGAAAAACTGGTACCCAGGACTGTTTGCTCAGATCAAGACCTTTGTGGAGAGCGGCCGGTTTATCGTAGTTGGAGGAACTTGGGTAGAAATG GATGGCAACCTGCCGTCAGGAGAGTCCATGGTTCGCCAGTTTCTGGAGGGTCAGCGCTTCTTTCAGCAGGAGTTTGGCGTGTACTGCAAAGAG TTCTGGCTTCCGGACACGTTTGGATATTCTGCACAGCTCCCTCAGATGATGCGGGGCAGTGGAATCACACGATTCCTGACTCAGAAGCTCAGTTGGAATCTGGTCAATACTTTCCCT cacaacaCCTTCTATTGGGAGGGCCTGGATGGCTCCCAGGTCCTGACACACTTCCCCCCCGGCAACACCTATGAAATGAAAGGCAAAGTGGAGGAT CTTCTCAACACGGTGAGGAATAACAAGGACAAGGGAAGGGCGAACCACAGCGCGGTGCTCTTTGGCTTCGGCGATGGGGGCGGGGGCCCCACACAACTAATGCTGGATCGACTGCAGAGAGTGCAGGACACTGATGGGCTGCCTAA GGTCCAGATGTCTTGCCCCGATAGGTTCTTCTCTGAGCTTGAGGCGGACTCCAGTCTCCTTTGCACCTGGTCAGGGGAGCTTTTCCTGGAGCTCCACAACGGCACCTACACCACACAGGCGCAG ATCAAGCTGGGGAACCGGCAGTGCGAAGCCCTGCTGCATGATGTGGAGGTGGCCAGCAGCCTGGCGCAGTGCAGGAGCCCAACCTTCCGCTACCCTGCCAGCACACTGCGGAGGCTGTGGAG GCTCCTGCTCCTTAATCAGTTTCATGATGTGCTCCCAGGCAGCTGTACGGAGATGGTAGTGCAAGACGCCCTTGCATACTACGACG ATATCCGCAGCACCGGATGCTCTTTGCTGAAGCAGGCATGTGTGGTTCTGGCCGGGGAACAGGGTGGGGCCACAGCCGTCTTCAATTCGCTGCCTTGGGAGCGGCGTGAGGTCGTGATGCTGCGGGGCAGCACCGAGTTAG CCCTCGTGAAAGTGCCCAGTGTCGGCATGGCCTCTGTGACGGACTCCGAGCAGCCTGAGTGTCCTGTGTCAGTGACGGTCCAG CCTGATGGCACCTACCTCATGGAAAACGGCCTCCTGCGTGTGGCTGTGGACAAGGCTGGCCGCCTGACCTCACTGTGTCTGCTGAAGGTCTGCAG AGAAGCAATTTCCGATGGCTGCTATGGAAACCAGTTCGTCATATTTGATGATATCCCTTTGTACTGGGACGCGTGGGATGTGATGGACTACCATTTGCAGACCCG GAAGCCGATAGTGGAGCCTGCCAGGCCTGCAGTGATTGTCAGCTCAGGGGGACTTCGTGGCATTGTGTCGTTCACTCTGAAGATCAGCGAGCAGAGCTCCATAACCCAGGAGATCATTCTGGATGCAATGTGTCCCTACGTGAAGTTCAACACACAG GTGGACTGGGCAGAATCCCACAAGTTCCTGAAAGTGGAGTTTCCGGTGCGAGTACGCAGCCCAAATGCCGTCTATGAGATCCAGTTTGGCCACTTGCAGAGGCCGACCCACAGGAACACGTCCTGGGACTGGGCTCGCTTTGAG GTTTGGGGCCATAAATGGGCGGATCTGTCGGAGCACGGCTTTGGGGTGGCATTGCTGAATGACTGTAAATACGGCTACTCTGCTGACCGGAACACCCTCTCTCTGTCGCT gCTGCGTGCCCCGAAAGCCCCCGACGCAAACGCTGACATGGGACAACATCGCTTCATGTATGCAGTCATGCCACACTCAG GTTCCTTCCAGGATTCTTCGGTCATCCAGTGTGCATACAACCTTAACTACCCCCTTCGACTGGTGCCCGACTCGCCCAGACTCAGCTCCTGGAGCGCCTTCTCCGTCAGCTCGCCTGCAGTCATCCTGGAGACCATAAAACAG GCTGAAGACCATGACAAGGCTCTTGTGGTTCGTCTGTATGAGTCCTACGGGAGCAGTGTGAGAGTGACCCTCAGCTCCTCTCTGAAACTCAGGAAGGTCTCACA CTGTGATCTTCTGGAGCGTCCTGTGCCATCAAAGCCCACCCCAATCACGGCATCAGGGATCAGCCTGGATTTCACCCCCTTTCAGATTGTCTCTCTTCTGCTCTTCCTTGACTGA